The Gemmatimonadales bacterium genome segment TGAGAGGTGAGACGGGAGAGGTGAGAGGGGAAGGGCGTGAGAGGTGAGAGGTGAGAGGTGAAAGGCGTGAGAGGATGCGAGCCTCTCACGCCTTTCGACCACTGACTTCTCACCTGGCCTCTCACCTCTCACCTGCGCTTCTCACTTCTCACCTGGCCTCCTCACCTCTCACCCCTCACCTCTCACCGTGTTCAGAATATCAACCCCAACCCGACCCCCACCCGCACCCCCGGGCGCGTCGATCCGAAGATGTCGGCCGCCGCAAGGTCGAGGTTGATCCCCACCACCTGGAGCCCGATGCCTCCCGCGATCATCGTGGCCCCGGCGAAGTCCGACGCCAGGCCCGCCCGCAGCGGCAGCACGCCCAGCACGCGGTACTCCGCCCCCGCCGAGAGCAGCTGGCTCGGCTGCAGATCCAGGCCCTGCTTCAGCCGGACCTGCGCGTCGGCCGCCAGCGTGAGGTCGCCGTCGCGCAGCGCGATGCCGGCCCGCGCCAGGCGGGAGAAGTCCCCGTTGGCCAGGAGGTCGCTGCGCAGCTTGGCGGCCGTGGCGTCGCCCCCGATCGCCGCCGCGTCCTTCAGCGTGAGCGACGAATCCTGCAGCGTCACGAAGTCGCCCGCCGCCGTCAACGAGTCGTGGCGCAGGGTGCGGCTGTAGTACAGCCGGTCCGCGTCCCAGGTCATCTTGCCGATCACGTTGACCAGCACCGCCGAGAGCGTGATGCCGCGGCCGGCCAGCTGCAGCGTCCCCCCGAGGTCGACGCCGTAGCCGCTGCCGGCCCGGCCGCCGCACATCCCGCTCTGGAAGGGGCTGAAGGTCCCGCAGTTCGAGGCGTAGTTGGTGTAGATCGCCTGGCCGGCCTCGGTGGCCGAGAAGTTGGCGCCGGAGTTGACCTGGGTGCCGAGGTCGGTGGCGCTGCCGATCAGGTGGCCGATGACGTACTTGTAGGTCGCGCCGACCGCGAGGTGGCCGAGCGGGATCTGGAACGGCCAGGCGAAGCTCCCCGCGATGGTCGAGGCGGCCCAGGCGCGGCCGTTGGAGCCCTGGGCGGTGAACACGTTGGACTCGCCCGGCCGCGGCGCGTTGCC includes the following:
- a CDS encoding DUF5723 family protein, with the translated sequence MKRFSLVLAGLLVPALMQAQLSDPSTRALGMGGAYTSSARGYEAVAWNPAMLAAVGHSSFSIDLPHLNLEFGSNAYGLSDVRKYANTYLSDTDKQTLLDKIKDSTLSIRALIGVAPFGFSVGPFALLVSTAGQMNLGVGKDAVRLALFGNAPRPGESNVFTAQGSNGRAWAASTIAGSFAWPFQIPLGHLAVGATYKYVIGHLIGSATDLGTQVNSGANFSATEAGQAIYTNYASNCGTFSPFQSGMCGGRAGSGYGVDLGGTLQLAGRGITLSAVLVNVIGKMTWDADRLYYSRTLRHDSLTAAGDFVTLQDSSLTLKDAAAIGGDATAAKLRSDLLANGDFSRLARAGIALRDGDLTLAADAQVRLKQGLDLQPSQLLSAGAEYRVLGVLPLRAGLASDFAGATMIAGGIGLQVVGINLDLAAADIFGSTRPGVRVGVGLGLIF